The genomic stretch GGTTTCTAATTTTATTTAATTTGACCTTTTTAGAGTGGACTCAAATAATAAAAACAATAAGAAATCAGTAACTTGGTCTCGATCTCGATTCTCGAACTTGATCTTGACCTCGATAATCAGGATGATTTATGCACGACGGATGCGCAGGAAGTTTTGAAAACGGAAAACAAGTAGTAGACAAAGTAAGAATGATGGGATTCACATCTCAACCAATGCCGATGCCTTTGGAAATAAATTGTGTGGAATGCGGGAAAACATTTGAAATGGAAAATTTTGAAGATAAATGTCCGCATTGTAATATGGTTTACGGTGTAACTCCGTGCCACGCTTTTGATCCTGCTAATGTTCAAGCAGCGGGAGTGGATTATTAAGTAGCAAATAACAAATTTCAAACCTGAAATAATAAGGATTTCGTTTGGATCTTTGATGATTGAATTAAGAGACTTATGACATTATGATTGATAATCAAATAAAAAAAGAGGAGGTCATACTATGAGTATGTTCTGTTATCAATGCCAGGAAACGGCAAAAAATCAAGGTTGCACAATTGCAGGAGTTTGCGGGAAAAAATCCGAGACAGCAAACCTGCAGGATCTGTTGATCTATGTTTTAAGAGGTATTTCGATCTATGGTGAAAAAGCACAGGAAATGGGAGAACTCGACAAAAAAGTCGGTTTGTTCATTGCTCAATCGCTTTTTACCACGATCACTAATGCTAATTTTGACAATGATCGATTTATCACACAGATCAAGGAAGGATTGAAGATCAGAAATGAATTGAAAGCAAAATTCGGAGATAAAATCGAAGGACCATTGCACGATTCTGCTGTCTGGTTTTCAGAAGATGTGGAGGAATTTCATCAAAAAGCAACAGAAGTTGGAGTTCTTTCCCAGAAAAATGAAGATGTTCGTTCTTTAAGAGAACTGTTGATCATCGGTTTAAAAGGTCTTGCTGCTTATGCGGATCATGCAGCAATACTGGGATTTGAAGATGAAAAAATTTATGCTTTTATCATGGAAGCACTCGTTTCCACTACTAAAGATTTGAGTGTCGATGAAATGGTGGCAATGGTTATGAAAGCCGGAGAAACTGCTGTCACAACGATGGCTCTATTGGATAAAGCCAACACGGAAACTTATGGAAATCCGGAAATCAGCAAAGTGAATATTGGTGTTCGCAATAATCCGGGAATCCTGATTTCGGGTCACGATCTGAAAGATATGGAAGAACTGCTGAAACAAACAGAAGGAACCGGAATCGATATTTACACGCATGGTGAGATGCTTCCGGCAAATTATTATCCTGCTTTCAAGAAATATGAGCATTTTGTAGGAAATTACGGAAATGCCTGGTGGCAGCAAAATAAGGAATTTGAATCTTTCAATGGTCCGATCCTGATGACAACCAATTGTATTATTCCGGTCAAAGATGCTTATAAAGAAAGGATTTTTACAACCGGAATGACCGGTTATCCGGGAATTAAACATATTGCTGATAGAAAAGATGGAAAAGCAAAAGATTTTTCAGAATTAATCGAATTGGCAAAAAAATGCGAAGCTCCTATAGAAATTGAAACCGGTGAAATTGTTGGAGGGTTCGCTCATAATCAGGTTCTCGCTCTTGCTGATAAAGTTGTTGATGCGGTAAAATCCGGTGCGATCAAGAGATTCATCGTGATGGCAGGCTGTGATGGTCGTCATAAAACCAGGAGTTATTATACCGAAGTTGCGGAAGAACTTCCCAATGATGCTGTTATTCTGACTGCCGGTTGCGCTAAATATCGTTATAACAAACTTGATCTCGGTGACATCGGTGGAATTCCGCGAGTTCTGGATGCAGGTCAGTGCAACGACAGTTATTCGCTGGCTGTAATTGCTCTCAAACTGAAAGAAGTTTTTGGTTTGAATGACATCAATGAACTTCCGATTTCTTTTGATATTGCCTGGTATGAGCAGAAGGCAGTTGCTGTGCTTCTTGCTTTATTGTTCCTCGGTGTGAAAGGAATCCGTTTAGGACCGACACTTCCAGCTTTCTTATCACCGAATGTAATCAAAGTTCTGGTAGAGAATTTTGATATTAAACCAATCGGGGAAGTTAAAGCTGATGTTGCTGCTATGATGGCGGGGAAGTAGGTAACCACCAAGGCACGAAGACACAAAGGGACACGAAAAAAACGAAGAAAAATAATTAAGGGCAGTTTTTTTTGCTGCCCTTTTATTCCCTGAAATTTCGGGAATTAAAAAATGATATAAGAATTTATGAAAGATTATGAAATAAATGTTGCTGCCTTTCCGAAGCTTCTTGCGAAGGTATTCTATCCGGCAGTTGCCGGATCGGAAAGTTCTGGACATTTGCATCCTTCCAAATCTTTATGAAAGAACAAGTGAAAGAAAGCTTCGGAAGGAATTTTTAGGAGGAAATGTGAAGTTTAAAGTAGATCAAGAATTATGTATCGGCTGCGGAGCTTGTGAAGGTACCTGCCCGGAGGTTTTTGAATTAGTTGATGACAAATCGCAAGTAAAGCTGAATCCGGTTTCTGAAGAATTTCAAGAAGCTGCTTTGGAAGCGGAAGGAAATTGTCCGGTTGAGGCTATTTCGCATGAATAGTTGATGGTAATTTAACTGCGATGGACATGAAGAATACACGAAAAGAGTAACCTTCGTCTTGAAGCAAAAGTGGCTTGCATTAAATCAATGAGGTTGTTGTTTTGGTTAAACTGATTAGGATGTTTTGCATTTAATTCTTCAAAATATTTTTGCTGTGTGATATTATCTATAAATTTTTTAAGAATTATTTCAATATTCAGTTAAGTTGAAAACCACAATTATGCACGAATTATCATTCTTTTCTCACTTTCCGGATACCGAAAAATAAAAACAAACAATAGATAATTACAGCGGAACCAGTTGCTAAAATTCGGTTCAAAGAACCTGTAATGATGTCAGGGAAAAACAGATCGAGGTCCAGGATATCAAAAAATTGAATTTAAGTAAATTCAAATTAATAGCTGAATAAATGGTTACGATTATCATATGGATTA from Candidatus Cloacimonadota bacterium encodes the following:
- a CDS encoding hydroxylamine reductase, which gives rise to MFCYQCQETAKNQGCTIAGVCGKKSETANLQDLLIYVLRGISIYGEKAQEMGELDKKVGLFIAQSLFTTITNANFDNDRFITQIKEGLKIRNELKAKFGDKIEGPLHDSAVWFSEDVEEFHQKATEVGVLSQKNEDVRSLRELLIIGLKGLAAYADHAAILGFEDEKIYAFIMEALVSTTKDLSVDEMVAMVMKAGETAVTTMALLDKANTETYGNPEISKVNIGVRNNPGILISGHDLKDMEELLKQTEGTGIDIYTHGEMLPANYYPAFKKYEHFVGNYGNAWWQQNKEFESFNGPILMTTNCIIPVKDAYKERIFTTGMTGYPGIKHIADRKDGKAKDFSELIELAKKCEAPIEIETGEIVGGFAHNQVLALADKVVDAVKSGAIKRFIVMAGCDGRHKTRSYYTEVAEELPNDAVILTAGCAKYRYNKLDLGDIGGIPRVLDAGQCNDSYSLAVIALKLKEVFGLNDINELPISFDIAWYEQKAVAVLLALLFLGVKGIRLGPTLPAFLSPNVIKVLVENFDIKPIGEVKADVAAMMAGK
- a CDS encoding ferredoxin, with translation MKFKVDQELCIGCGACEGTCPEVFELVDDKSQVKLNPVSEEFQEAALEAEGNCPVEAISHE